DNA from Ignavibacteriales bacterium:
CATTTCCTGATGTAACGCAGAGCAGAAGTCAGAACAATAGAATGGATAAACTCCAACTTTTTTAGGTTCCCATTTTATCGTTCGTGTTGCACCGGGCATTATTAGTAATTCGGAATTATTCATCCCTTTAATTGCGAATCCGTGAGGAACATCCCAATCCTGCTCAAGATTCGTTACATGGAAATACACAACATCGCCAACTTTAACACCTTCAATGTTATCAGGTGAAAAATGGCTTCTCATCGCAGACATATAAATATGAACCTCATTACCTTTTCTTTCAACACGTGAATCTTTTTCTCCTTTTACAGCATAAGGATTTCCATTTTCTTCGATCTTGTAAAACTTAACAGAGTTTTTCATAATTAAGTCTGAAGGAATTGCTTGTGCATAATGCGGCTCACCAACGGTTGGAAAATCAAGAAGCAGTTTCATCTTTTCTCCCGTAATATCTATAAGCTGTGCTGATTGAGTTAACTCAGGTCCTGTTGGAAGATATCTGTCTTTTGTAATTTTATTCAACGCGATAACATATTTGCCATAAGGCTTTTTGCTATCACCTCCAGGAATGCACAAATGTCCTATTGAATAGTATGTTGGAATTCTATCAACGACTTCCCAGGTTCCAATCTTCCATTTTACTATTTCAGAAGAGATGAATGCTGAGGTGTATGCATATCCATTGTCATCAAACTCTGTATGTAAAGGTCCAAGACCCGGGTCTTTAACCTCGCCAGCAACTACGGCATCATACTTTAAAATAGGTATGCCAGCAATTTCACCATCAAATTGTTTTTCTTCAATGGCTTTCATCATTTTTGTAAATGAATGGACAGGAATGACAGATGCAAGTTTTCCGCCTGCAACAATGTATTCGCCAGTCGGATCAACATCAACGCCGTGTGGTGATTTTGGTGTTGGCAAATAATACATCATACCGGGGCAATCTTTAGGATCAAGAACTTTTACCTGATTATTTTTTCTGAAACAGCTATCTGGGTTTTATGATCAACATAATTTCTATAATACTCAGCATCGTATGTTTTAGCTTTACCTTCTTTCAGATACTGCTCCGCTTTTTTCCAGTTAACCGCTGCAACGAAATCTTTATCATTTTTTGAAGCATTAATTTCTAGAAGTGAATTTGCCTGTTCGCTATTGTAGCTAGTAAAAAAAGCCCAATCGTGTGATGGACCTTTACCAGCGTGGGCAAGATCATAATTAAATCCGGGTACAATTATCTGAAATTCCAGATTCATCTTTTCCGTCTTTGGATCAAGTTTAATAAAACTGATTGTTCCTTTAAAATTTTCCTTGTAGGATGAAATTGAGACATCACTTTGAGGAATGGGAATGCTAAATCTAGTTGAGGCTATAATGTATTCTGTGTTTTCAGTAACGAATGGTGAAGCGTGGTTGCCCGCAGAATTTGGTATTTCAATAATTTCTGTTGTTTCAAATTCCTTTAAATCAATCTTTGCAACACGTGGAGTATTATTTCCGTTAATAAAAATAAATCTTCCGTCGGGTACACCGTCTGTCATAGAAAATTCCGGATGATGTGAATCATCCCAGGGGATGAATCCATACGTTGTATTAAGCATAGCTTTTGTCTCTTCAGAATATCCATATCCTGTTTCTGGATTTTGTGCAAACACAGAAATTGTTTTAAAGTGCCTGCCAGAAGGTAATCCATATACACCCATCTGTCCGCTGAATCCTCCTGAAGTAAAAAGATAAAATTCATCATAAGTGCCTGGTGCTACATAAACTTGTTCTGCCTCATTTCCTGAAAGTGAAGTTTTTGATTGATTGCATCCAGCATAGGTTAGTGCAATTAAAAATAGAATTCCAAAAGCACTCAACAAAGTTTTTCTTGAAATGTTTTTCATAAGCTGCCTTTTATTATTGGTTATTTTTCGTCTGCTATTTTTCGGAAATAATCAAGCATTGCTTTTGCTTCATCTATTGTAAGATTTTGATTTGGCATTTGAGTCAAATATTCGCCTAATAATTTTTTTGCTTCCGGATGTCGTTTATAATTTTCCTCAGGGTTAAGCATAAAGTTCAAGATGTATTCCGGACTTCTTCTTTTAAAAACATCACGCTGAGCTGGGCCAACATATCTTTCATCAAGTTTATGGCATGCCGCACATTTAGTCTCAAAAATTCCTTGACCTTTTTTAACTAGAATCGGATCAATAGCAGTTAATTCTATTTTTTGTTTAATTGGTCCAATACCATTTTCTAATTCAAAGTCCGAAAGACCACTTGCATTTACAACTTTTTTTGTATTACTAAATTTTGACGGGTCCTGAGGAGCATTATCGCCGCAGGAAATAAATGTCATAGAAAATGTGATGATAAATGCGATTAATAACTTCTGCAAAGTCAATTTGTTTTGCTGATCCATATACACTCCTTTTTATTTAATAATTATAATAAGACTTTTTTATCTGATTATACAATATATTTTTCTCATTAAAATATTAGTCGATATCTCTTAATCGGATTTTTTACTCTGATTTAAGATATTAACTTATTTTAATATTGTCAAGAACCCACAGACAATTAATTAGATTCTGATTTTCAGATATGAAATACTAGATTCCGTTATTTATATTGAACTTTTGAATGATCTCCCCGACTTCTTCAGAATAACTAAATATTTCCTCTGCTAGATGAATATCTACTTCAGAAATTTTCTCTAGAAAAAAACACAGAATTAGAATTACTTTTTCGTTGTGTATTATTGGAAAACTAATTGCTGAGTTTAATTTACTTTTTACTGCAAGATCAGCTCTTAAAAAATTTTTATCATTATAAAGATCATATATCCAAAGTAATTTTTTTTGTTGCCAAACTTGTCCTATCAATCCAATTCCCTTTGAAAATTTAAAAAATGAACTGAACTTAGAATATTTTTCAAAGTACTCCTCATTATTGCTCCAATGCCCAGACCAAATCATAAACTTTTGATCATTATCGGGTGACCATATTTCGGCGTATGGCCAGTTATTCATCAAACAAACTTTCTTTTCAAAATATAAAACCGAAGAAGATACGTTCCCCCATTGCTTTAACTCCGATATTACTGATTCAAATTCATCTTTATTCATCTTAAATTTTCTGTATAAGTAATCAACTTAATTAGTTTTTATGAACTATCTCATTAAACACTTTAAAGTCATTTAATCATAGTTAATAACATTTTTGATTTTACAGTTGCTTTCAACCCGTGAGGAATATCCGCAGGTAGCACAAGTATCTCTCCTGCTTTAACATTATAAGGATTACCGCCAATCTTAATTTCCATTTCACCATCAACCATATAAACAACTGCTTCATAAGGCGAAGTATGTTCTGTTAACGATTCATCTTTATCAAATGCAAACAAAGTAATATTTCCATTGGGTTTTTTAAGAATCTGTTTACTAACGATTGAACCATTTTGATATCCGATCGCTTCTATCAACATTTCTTTATTAGTTGTTTCTGCCATATTGTATTTACACTTTTATTGAAAGAATTTTATTAAATTGATTTAATCGGATTTTTTTGTCCGATTAAATTTATCAAGAAGATTTTACTTTGTCAAGAAATAACTGATAATAAATCAATATTGACGTTATAATAAGTGAAACAAGTATTGTAAAGAATTGTTGAAAAATTGGATGATTGAAAAATTGCAAGTGCTAATTTGAATATGCAATCGATATAAAAAGTTCTAGCAAATGTAATGCTAAGATTGAAACAAAAAATAAAAGTATTGCAAAAAGGCTTACTTATAAATCTCTCAGTTTTCCTAAAAAGAAATTAATATTAACATAAGTTCCATTTACTTTGTTTAGAACCGTGCGTATACAACTAAAAAATCCGCTTGCTGTAAAAAATAATCCAGCAAAAACAATAATTCATGTATGAACTTTCGAGCGGAGACTTTTATTTGAGATAATTTCTTCAGAAGATATTTCCTCAAAAAATTTTGAGCTGGTATTTTCATAAGAGATTAAAGATTTAACTTAAGCCAATCTGAATTCCAAATTCTAAATTATATTTTTCGATCAAAAAAAGATAAACAATAATTAAGTTTAAAACTTAGCCGTAAAACCTAAGATCGGAGTAATTCCCATATCATATCTTGGTGTAGTTATTATTTCTCCATTGGCAGTTGCTTTAAACGAGTATGAAATTATATTATCCCTATTGTACACATTCCATAAATCCAGATAAATTGAGAATGACCATGATTCAAAAATAAATTGCTTATCAATACGAATGTCTAATTTGTGATAATCAGGATAACGTACAGAATTTGTTTCTCCCTCAACCACAAAGAATGTATTGTTTTTTTCGGTTACACCAATAGCAGGAGTATATGGATTACCGGAAGCGTACTGAAACTTGGCTCCTATCTGCCAACCGTTGCCTATTTCAAGTCCGAAAATTAAATTCAGAATATGCGGTCTATCATATTCAAAATCGTATAGTGCTGCAAATTCATAATCCCGTCTTTTAGAAATTGAATACGAATATGAAGCGCTTCCAACAAATCCTTTAGTGAATTTTCTTTGTAAGGCAAATTCAATCCCTTGTGCATACCCGCTGCCTGTGTTTAACAGAAGACTGGAACTGTCAGGATCAACAAATAGATTTGAAAGTTCTTTATGATAGATTTCAATACTTGCTTTGGTATCATAACCAAATAGTTGCTCAACTCCGGCTATATAATGAGTTGCATAACTGCTTTTTAATGAAAGATTTCGTACATCTGGTGCAACTTGATAACTTGCCGGTGATTGATAATATCTTCCCCAGGCAAGATTAAAAATTGTTTTATCTGTAATATTATACGAAAGAGAAATTCGGGGACTGAAATTATTTTCTGATGTAAGAGCAAAATAATCATAACGCAGTCCAGCATTAATAATAAGCGGATCAAAAATTCGATAAGATGTTTGTAAAAAAAGAGCTGCTTTTGTTGTTGCATCTGGATTATATGAAATTGTATTGGCAGGTATTATCGTGCCGCTTCGTGTTGTATCTTCAGGCGTCCATGATTCATTGAATGAATTTATGGATTTAAATTGTCCACCAATCTTAAAATTAAATCTTGTTGATAATTTATAATTTAATTCTGATTTCAAACTCAGTTCATTTTCACGGATATCTTCTCCCATTAAAGATCGTTCCGATTCGGTACCTTGAAGAGTATTCCAACCATTGCTTGTATATGAAACCGTTGTTAAAGTAAAAGCATTTTCGGAAATGAGTGAACGCCAATTTATTCCAAATGCTGCACCATAGTCGTCTCTTGTCAAATAATCGTATCTGTTCCAGGTGGAAGGTTCATCTTTTTCTGATCCGGTACGTTCAATCTGATCTAAATAATAAAATCCTAACAGACTTATTTTATTTTTGCCGTCTAAATCATAAGTTACTTTTCCAACGGCATCATAATAACTCGGAGCAACAGGACGGTTAAGAGTACCTGTAATTAAATCGAAGAAACCACGTCTCAAAGAAAGAACCATATTACTATTTTCAATAAGCGGTCCGTCTAACATTAAACCAAATCCTGCAATATTTAAATTTACATCAGTATTAAAAACCTCTTTATTACCGTCTCGTAAACTCATATCAAAAACAGATGACATTTTATCACCATATCTTACCGGAAAACCGCCTGTGAGAAAATCAACTTTTTGAAGCAGTGCGGGATTAACAATACTTATTACCCCCATCGATTCACCAGTTCGCGCAAAATGTATTGGGTTATATACTTCAATACCATCAAGCAGTGTAAGATTTTCATCTGGACTGCCGCCTCTAACAATAAGTTGTGCACTTTTTGCACCTGCAGTTGCAACTCCTGGCATAGATTGCATCACTCTAAAAATATCTTCTGCCGAACCTGGTGATCTTCTAATTTCTTCCGGTGAAATCGTTCTAAAACTAACCGGGTTCTCATCTGGTTTATAAAAATAATCCGCTGTTACATTCACCTCATCCATTTCCATAGCAGTGGAATTTAGTTCAAAATTTACTGATTGATTTCTGTTAGGGCTTATGTTTAATTCTGTTATCACTAAAGAAAGGTAACCAATCATTGAGACTTTTAAAGAATATTTTCCAGGCACTACATCTTTTATAACATAATAACCATTCTCATCACATGCAGAACCAAGATTTGTTCCATCAATTAAGATATTTGCACCTGGAAGTGGTTGTTTAGTAATAGCGTCTCTCACTTCGCCTGAAATTATACCGGTTTTACTTTGACTAATTATCTCGCCAGTAAGGAATAGAAAAAATAACAGAGTAGTCGCAACCAGATAATGGGTGCGGAGGGATGAGGTTTTAATCAAACTTAGAATTCCTTTTTAAAAAGTAATTATTACAGACTAAAATATATTTGCTGGTGTATCCAACTTTAATTCACTTGGGATACTCAATTCATTCCCAAAAACATCTTCTTTCTTAAGCTCTTTTAGTTCCGGTTTTTCGATATCATTAAATTTTATTTTTTGCTGATCAGTTAATTGATCTTCGATATCATCTGTCAAGTCTTCAATTTTAGAGGAACGTTTGTCGTGTCCTCTTTTTACACCGATTTTTTCGAAGAAACCCGGTTCATCTCCATTATTAACTCGTTCCTTTATCTCAGCAATTATATTTCTATCCTCTTCAAGAATACTTTTTATCTGTTCGATCATTGGATTAATTTTTGAAATTTGCTGCGAGCTAAGCGATAAATAATCGTTTACTTTTTCTGTGTCCAATAGTGATATTTGACTTTGTGCGAAAATTGGAATTAATAGAACTATGCCAAAAATGACTGCAATGATTTTACTTTTCATACAATATTCTTTCATTTGTTTGTTGTTATCGTCTCATTATTTATTTCACTTGATTTATTTGTTTTCCACGTAACTAATGTAATTGCTAACCAGATTGCAGATCGGATAGTCATAGCTTGTACGCTATGCATAGATACTGGACCATCTGAAATAAAAATTACTGCTACAATAATCAGTACAGTTAAATGTAAGATTGTTACAATTGATGTTAGCATTAGTGCCTTTTTATGGTTAACCCAAATCAACACACCAACAAACAGCCCAACAATACCTATAACAACATTATAAATTAGTAGAGGTGTAAAGACAATATAATCATGTTGGGTTAGTCCAAGTAAAACCTGCGAGCCTTCAACAATTGTTAGTAGACTAAAAAGTACAGCAACAATTGCTGCTATTTTAAAAAAGAAAGTTTTGTTCATTTAAGCGTCCTTTTTTGTTTTAAATGTTCTGTGAAAGAAATAACCTGATTGCAGCGTTAGAAGTTTGAGTATCAGGGAAATATTTATAATCGCCATATCGTTCATACAATAGAAGATTCAAGCCAAGTTCTGTTTTGTTATAAATGTCAAAGCTAATTCCTGTATTCAGTAATCCAACAAATTCTTCACTCTCAGCGCCGCTTAATGTATGAATCCAGTATCTCTTAAAATTTGCAAATACATTACCAAAATCTTTTAAGGAAAATTTGATTCCGATTTTTGCACTGGCACCTGGGCCAATATTATAATCTTTCCCAAATTCGCTGGCATATTGAGAATTGGTC
Protein-coding regions in this window:
- a CDS encoding cytochrome c, giving the protein MDQQNKLTLQKLLIAFIITFSMTFISCGDNAPQDPSKFSNTKKVVNASGLSDFELENGIGPIKQKIELTAIDPILVKKGQGIFETKCAACHKLDERYVGPAQRDVFKRRSPEYILNFMLNPEENYKRHPEAKKLLGEYLTQMPNQNLTIDEAKAMLDYFRKIADEK
- a CDS encoding cupin domain-containing protein encodes the protein MAETTNKEMLIEAIGYQNGSIVSKQILKKPNGNITLFAFDKDESLTEHTSPYEAVVYMVDGEMEIKIGGNPYNVKAGEILVLPADIPHGLKATVKSKMLLTMIK
- a CDS encoding TonB-dependent receptor produces the protein MIKTSSLRTHYLVATTLLFFLFLTGEIISQSKTGIISGEVRDAITKQPLPGANILIDGTNLGSACDENGYYVIKDVVPGKYSLKVSMIGYLSLVITELNISPNRNQSVNFELNSTAMEMDEVNVTADYFYKPDENPVSFRTISPEEIRRSPGSAEDIFRVMQSMPGVATAGAKSAQLIVRGGSPDENLTLLDGIEVYNPIHFARTGESMGVISIVNPALLQKVDFLTGGFPVRYGDKMSSVFDMSLRDGNKEVFNTDVNLNIAGFGLMLDGPLIENSNMVLSLRRGFFDLITGTLNRPVAPSYYDAVGKVTYDLDGKNKISLLGFYYLDQIERTGSEKDEPSTWNRYDYLTRDDYGAAFGINWRSLISENAFTLTTVSYTSNGWNTLQGTESERSLMGEDIRENELSLKSELNYKLSTRFNFKIGGQFKSINSFNESWTPEDTTRSGTIIPANTISYNPDATTKAALFLQTSYRIFDPLIINAGLRYDYFALTSENNFSPRISLSYNITDKTIFNLAWGRYYQSPASYQVAPDVRNLSLKSSYATHYIAGVEQLFGYDTKASIEIYHKELSNLFVDPDSSSLLLNTGSGYAQGIEFALQRKFTKGFVGSASYSYSISKRRDYEFAALYDFEYDRPHILNLIFGLEIGNGWQIGAKFQYASGNPYTPAIGVTEKNNTFFVVEGETNSVRYPDYHKLDIRIDKQFIFESWSFSIYLDLWNVYNRDNIISYSFKATANGEIITTPRYDMGITPILGFTAKF
- a CDS encoding GAF domain-containing protein, coding for MNKDEFESVISELKQWGNVSSSVLYFEKKVCLMNNWPYAEIWSPDNDQKFMIWSGHWSNNEEYFEKYSKFSSFFKFSKGIGLIGQVWQQKKLLWIYDLYNDKNFLRADLAVKSKLNSAISFPIIHNEKVILILCFFLEKISEVDIHLAEEIFSYSEEVGEIIQKFNINNGI